In the genome of Hevea brasiliensis isolate MT/VB/25A 57/8 chromosome 14, ASM3005281v1, whole genome shotgun sequence, the window gcaaccaatagaaCTCCTGTAATATGATTTAGCTACTGAATCCATTAATGCATTATGCTGTTTGTCATTTTCAATTGATAGTGAACATGCACAGACAGATGAAGTAGACAAATACATGCACAATAGAGAAGTAGACAACAACCCACAATGGGTTTTGCAGTcattataaaaatataagtatTTAGCCTATTATACAAAGTGTTTGTCATTTGCTACTAGTGGTAAACACGTACAGACAATTGTCGAAAAGTAGGCAAATAGAAGATACAAAAACAGTAGAGAACAGACAGCTATTCCAGGTGGGGAAATTGGTCATCAGGAACTGATATTTGAAGATGTGAAAATTTCTTGTGTAAGTAAATTAGCTATCATCCATTCGACCATATCAGGCAGAACGAAGCAACTGTGAAGGCACGCACTCTTCAACAAAGTAAAGACCAAAATGTATCCATCAGAAAGTGATCATTTTGCCTATAAAAGGAAATTCATTTGAGCATTGTAGTACCAAGCTGCAAATCCTGGGAagaatattgtaacaccccaatgtatttgaaataaaaaaacaATTTGTAGAAGTTTTAGGGTGGAAAATAAGATTCTAGACAAATTAAAGAATCAAAATGGAATTTTTCTTCAAAAGTCAACagagaagggaagaagaaaagggGAAAGAAGAGGAGGGCAGAGTGAATATTACCCATTGCCTCTCCCTCAAATTTctagcagccataacttgaaattCCAGTCACCAACTCCTCCTACTTTGAGCCTTGACTGTTGGGTTTGTCGTTTAGAGAGAAATTAAGCCTTTAGAGAGAAATCTATGAGACCGAATAGAAATTCACCTTTTCCGTCGAAATAAACGAACGAGCGTGACAATGAAGGATTTCATCTTCATCCTCATTATCTAAGCTTTCAATAGATACCAACTTAGGCCGTTTTCAAGTCCGAGGGGAGAGAAATGAATAAGGAAAAGCTTCCATCTGGGTAAACTAGTGCTCATTTGTGCACGTGGTGAGTGCCAACAGACTCAGGATACAGGCGCATCTGTGGTGGAGGTGCGTTGCCGGTCAGGGTTTCGGCAGCCACGCGTGGGTCCCACACACCACCTTGAATGGTGGCGGTAAGACCCACTCAAAAATGGgttcttatattttttaaaaattcctaAAAATTATCCTTAGCAACTTTAATTCTTGGAGTGTGGTGAAATTTTAAGTAAATTGggctttataaattattttcatgAAAATTGCTTACTTTTCATATGGAACTttgtaaattatgattttaaattgTGTAGTTGTGATTTATATTGGTTATAAATGATGTTTATATATGGTTTAGGATCCCTTAAATGAATTTTGgattaatattttacaaatatttAGGCTAAATCATGCTTATCAATGTTTAAAGTTGCTAGAGATCCTTTTTGTATATTGATAAGTATTTTTCATGTTCAATACAAGTAACTTTGGATTGTTTTATTTGATTGATTGTTAATTTATAGTTCTAATTAATATGAATTCTATATGTCTGGAAGATATTATGGACATAGAAAATATGTAACATTGCCTATAAAGAAATTAATAGCTAAAGTGTGGGATAAAACAAGAATAAATTAGGGGTGATGCCCAATAAGAGAAGTAAATGATAAAATCTTAGTAATAAGTTATGGTTTTtgcaataattttatttatggGATATATATACCTAGTTGAGATAATGGTTGAGGCAatgagctcaaatatatggatgctaagatttttattttttataagtgaATAAATTATAAGGAATTTGAGTTATGCTCTTAAAATTCTAATTGTAAAGGATGAATTGGCTATAAATATTAAATTGTTAGTGAGTAAATGAAGTATTATTGTGTTGGCATTATTGTATGGAGTGAGAATTTAATTATATGGAAGGATATTTAAAGAGATAAATTGTTATTCTTGCCATTGTCAAATCAAGCTATATGTCTATAAATTGTTaagaaaaggaaattttaaacaGGAATTAACAACTTGAGGAGAAGTTGAATACCAATTTGATGTTGAATATGGAATTGAGAATCAAGATGTTGCTGCTATAGTTTGGAGGAGTTGATTTGATATAAACTAAAACTTTTGTTTAAGGAAATATGGAAGGAAAAGTATGAAATAGAGAAAGGATAGAGGTaagttatttatatataattgttGCAGGCTCCAGATGGGCATTATTCTAAATTGAGTTGCGGTGCTATTGTTGAGGCTCTTTTGAGCATTGTAAAATTTGGGGAGATGTTCAGTCTAATTCAGATTGTTGTCGAATTttctttagaatttttttttagaaaatttaatttatatatttgggCATATTACTGGCATTCTAGTATTCTAGCTTTGTTTATAAACTTGTATCTCCAATTATAATTGTCTATAGGTCCCAGGAGTATCTTAGCTAACTAGTGCTTCTTTTCCAACATGTTTTGTGTTTTGTATCAAGTGAGTGGTATTTATAATGTATAGCATGAATTTGCTTTTCAATTGATTTTTGATCCCTTGAAATCTGTGATTTACTTCTGATATCATTGTTATATTCTGATAGTTTGATTCCTCATTgtgattcaatttgattttattatataaatactTATTCTTATTCTGATATAATTCATGCTTACTAGCAAGTTTAGAAAGAGGGATAGACTGTTAGAGGTTATGAATAAAGGAAAACAATAAACGAGTGATGAGATCAGTAGCACATTACAGAGATATATAAGCAAAGTTTAGTAGATAATGAATTAATATTTAGAATTAAGAGAAGTGTCATTTGATTGTGGAACAACCATGAAATGCCTTTGTATTATTAGGAGATTTTGAATTATGTTTAGCATAATGCTCCCACGGAATGGGATGCGAGGATATTGCTCCCATTATATGGGATGCGAGGATATTGCTTCTGTTGTCCCACATTAGTTTGGGATAAGGTGTTTGTGCTATATATAAGATTTGGATAAATCTCTTCCCCCTGAGCTAGCTTTTAGGGCGGAGTTAGGCCTTGTTCATTTTCTCTACATAGTATCAGAGTGTACCCTGCTTCAATATTGGGATATCTGCAGATGTGCTTATTTGCAAATTTAGCGCTCCATATGTTCATGCCTGGGCGTTAGGGGGATGTGTTGTTACACATTGATTTGAGATAGGTATTTATGCTATATATAAGATTTGGGTGAACCTTCTCCCCTTGAGCTACCTTTTGGGGTGGAGTTAGTCCGATCCATCTATTTTACATTGTTAAATTTGGAAAGAGTATTGGTCAAATTAcgtatttagtcattttaatttgGACTTATATAAGTGATTAGGTTACTTTACATATCAAAATGACTAGCCGATTTAACATTGCAACCAAACAACTTATATATTGCCCTTTTTACttcatatttttttaatgttcccaatagcTCCCATTGAATGGGATGTAGGGATATCTTCTCTTGGGCTGCGAGGCATCATTAGCACCCATAATGTGAGGAGATCTGCTTGATACTTGTATAGGTGTATGAGGGATGAGAAtggattatttgaatgatatttctaTCTATTACAACAATTGATTTGGATTGAGAATTGTGTTTTAAGTGGAGGATATTTATTTAGCTGactagttaattttatttttattattatgtaCTATATAGTTAGTACCTAATTATAAGCTATTCCCCTTTGTTATTTCTATGAATTATAGCAATTGATTTGGTTTGAGAATTGTGTTTTAAGAGGATGATATTTATCTAGCTgccaattaattttatttttatattttataatagatAGCTAGTACCTAATTCTGAGCTATTACCCTTTGTTGATGGTCTATCCTCTCACCAAGTTTCACTCATCCTTTCTCCAACACACCAGTTTTGCAGGTAATATAAGGTGATTGCTGAGTATCAATTTTTTGATTTTAAATGCTCTAATTGGCTAGACTCCACGATCCTGGGAAGCAAGAGATGAGTTTTTAGTAGGGAGAAGGGCAttacatatatactagctagtgaCTCAAAACATTTCCAAATCTGTTTTAGCATGGCATCAAGTTCATCAATCTCAGTGTTATTCTTCTTATCAGTAATTCTAACACTAATTTTGGGTTCTGATGCTGGTGGAATAGCAATCTACTGGGGCCAGAATGTAAATGAGGGGACCTTAGCCGAGACTTGTGCCACAGGAAATTATGAATTTGTAAATATAGCTTTCCTGCCTACTTTTGGCAATGGTACGACTCCTATGATCAACCTCGCTGGCCATTGTGATCCATACAGCAATGGTTGCACAGGCTTAAGCTCTGACATTAAATCATGTCAAGCCAAAGGCATCAAGGTGATGCTTTCTATCGGTGGAGGATTTGTGAATTACCATCTTACATCTGTGGAGGATGCCAGGCATGTTGCTACTTATCTTTGGAATAACTTTTTACGTGGTGAATCTTCTTCTCGCCCACTTGGACCAGCTGTTCTAGATGGGATTGATTTCGTCATTGCAGGAGGAACAAACCAACACTGGGATGATCTGGCAAGGTTCCTTTCAGCATATAGCAGGAAAGGTAAAAAAGTATGCTTAACTGCAGCTCCCCAGTGCCCATTTCCTGATGTTTGGGTAGGAAATGCCCTTAGGACAGGTCTTTTTGACTATGTTTGGGTTCAATTCTATAACAATCCTCCCTGCCAATGCTCCTCTGAAAGCATTACCAATCTTGAAGAGGCATGGAAGCAATGGACTTCAAGTATTCCTGCTAACAAGATTTTCTTGGGATTACCCGCTGCTCCTGAGGCAGCTATAGGTGGGTTCATCCCTGCAACTGATCTCACTTCAAAAGTTCTTGTTGCTATCAAGGGTTCTGCTAAGTATGGAGGAGTTATGCTGTGGTCGAGGTTTTATGATCAAGTTGGTTATAGCAAGGCCATCAAGGGCTCTGTCTAAATGCCTTCTTCACAGCTTTGCGTGAATAAATCCCTGTCATGGGAATTGACATACATAAGTATACATCTTTACCTGTAATATGTATGTAAAGATGTAAATATATGCAGatttgtttgttcttgatttatgaTCTCTTCATTTTCTGTCTCTTCTTCTCAACACAAGAAGACAAAGTCATATAGCAGCTCGTATCAACTATAACTTTTAGGGTTCTATTTTGTGCAGCTAATAAACTGCAATTCCAAAACAAAGTTGGTTAACTTGATTCATCCTTTCCCTACAGGAAGAAATGAATTAAACTGAAAGTAAATAATTTCAGGGTTAGTGATGATCTAGAAAATGCAAAGAAAAATCCTCTGAATAGTGGAACTTTTTTCAGGTCATTTCTATCTAGAAGAGAAAATGTGTTCAACTGTTTATTTCATTGGTTTTTAGGACAATTCAAATTCACGGTAAATTCGACTCCAGAAACCATCTTAACTCTAGGAAGAAACACCACGTTCCTTGGAAAATGCGTAATGTCGTTGGGTTGAGTCTTGTGGTGAGATACAGGATGCAAGTTTAAGATATATGAACAGAAGAAGTAACATTGCATGCCATGGAAACCCAAAATAGAGAACGAAAGATGAAGTTTTTGGAGGCAAAATATCAATGATTAAACCAGAAGATCATGGAGCAAAACATCAGACAAGAAAGGAGGGATAGGAACTCCCTCCTTTTAGACCAGACATCGAATTCATGGTTGTTGCCAACAGGTGAGCGAAAACATTCACTGATCTTTTGACCAAAACAATAGAAACCTTTATTAATACAGTGAAAAATGAGAAAGAAGTTACTTAAAGTTCTTCCACTTTCTGGTATTTTTTTTGGACAAATATgtgtgaaaaaaataataataattactgttTTTGTGCGGTTTGGGAAACATTTTACAACCCACGGTGATTTTGTCTAGACATTGCCTCTGGTAGGCATCTCTTGCCTCTAGCATGAGTTGAGGCACGCTAAAAGTTGGCGGGGAATCTCTGTTTCGTTATCAAAATGTTTAGAGATCTCCCGTGGGGATTCGCCCCGTCCCGTTCGATTGGGCTTTTTAATGTTTGACCGATTTTGGATCGGATTTTAGAGTAGCCTAAACCTCTGTTTGGATAAATAATCAgtgagaaaggaaaataaaagaaggaaattttttttttatttttcatctcTTATTTTTTGTTCTTATGTTTAGAtaagtaaaaaaaattagaagatgaaaaataaaaaatgacaaaataagctactttaactctttaatttcttattttctcttcaaattaaagagaaaataatCAGAAAAAAATAGGATAaattttcctctcttttcttatttttcttcttctttccaaacAAGGAAAATATCTTATCAACTTTATTTTCCTCTTGTTATTTTTCTTCCTCTCCCCTTTTCACTTGTCCAAACAAAGTGTAAAAGGTATATTAATAGAGATGGTGTGAGATCAGTGTTTAAGTACTTCACTCAAAAACTCGCTTTAAACCCgtctcgaaaaaaaaaaaaaaaaaaaaatatatatatatatatatatgttaaataaaataataataaagatataaaaaaataaaaatgattaatttataaattataattacttaaaataaattaaataaaaaagcttAGCAGGACAGAGTGAGACGGAATagggattttaattttttaacggGACGAGGATAAATAACGATTTTATTACTCTGACAGGGTATGAAGCAAAGTCGACGACACTTTTATTAATAAAGACAGGAACAAAAATGATATAAATCGTCCCCAATCATTCCGTTGCCATTCCTAAAAATATTGATGCTTACGGCAGCAGCATTGCTTGAGTAGCGGTAACTTGGTTTTACAAATAAAAAAGGAAGAAGCATACACTGTAAGTTGCGGCGTGACTGTTTTGGCAGAGAATCCCACAAACATACCGTTACTAGCAGAAAAGGAGTTGTCTTTCACCTAGAGAAGTTTAGTGTAACCATTGGTTAAACCCCAGCCTCGTGGAAAACCACCCACTCTTTTTCCATATCTGTTAAACCGTTACATCTTTGTGTCAAAGTTCTTTGAAGCTTTGCAAAAGTGAGGTAggtagataattttttttttaatttatttttttaaaattcatataatcatatcaaatttaaatttttataggtATTGCTAAGTGTGGGTgaaaaaacaatttaattaaaagacaaGAAAATCAGCGAAGCATGGAATTGCCAATCATTGGCGTTTTCTTGTCTCGGAAGCGGGACAGAAATGGCAAGACACGCCAACAGCACATTTTGGGGCCGTGTCCGTAAAATTCAAATGATGAAAACGCACACTTTCAGAAGAAAAAATGATTAGCAGGTGACTAAGTGTGTGGTTGTAGTGTAATGGGCTTAACGTATGTGGTGCCTAAATCTAAgttgaagttttttttttgtattattaTATACTTAGAgtagatatattttattaaaatggaaaaatgttatattatttttttaaatatttgttgcaCATTACGAGTTTgtaattaggaaaaaaaattaggaatataTTTTTACATCACaattattatatatgaaaaaaagTAGGGACAAAAAAGTAAATTTTGTTGTAttgtaattttatattaattataaactaaaatataaaataattttttatttttgtcttaaaTATTATGTAActacatattttaaatattttctatttGAATTTCTAAAATGAATAATTAAGATGTAAAATAGTTAAAAATGCCTCTTCTTATAGTAAAAGCAAGTATCTCATTTGCACATAGAAATGTATCTCTTCTTACCAAACAACTAAGAGTTGCTCTCTAGAATTCTATTGAGAGACTTTTATCTCTTCTCTTTGGTTTTTTTAAGGCACCAAGCTTTTTTTCCTGCTAAATTTGTGGCTCTCCTCTGTCCCATGTGAGCAGGAGAGAGGCTTCTCTACTACCCAGAGAATGGGTTCACCCTCTCCACCTCTGAGTGATTGTAAATAGCTTTTTGCTTTAGTATTTTTGTGACGGATCTGTGTTTAGGGAGAGGGTCTCTTTGATTGTCAAGATTGTTAGAGTGCTAGATTCGCAGAAGCTTTGGCTGGTGTGGTTGCTTCTGCTAATAGTTGTATAAAGTGGTTGTTTGAATGGTTGCATGATGCTTTAAGGGAGGGGTGATGTGCTTTCTGTTTGTGATGATGGTGCCTCATGGGTCTGTAAGTCAGCTTGTTCTCTAACACTGACCCTTTAAAGCTACCGAAATGCTATATATGAACCCAGCCATCATATCTTCTTTTGGCAATCTTCTCTAGCTATTTACTTGGAGTCAAACTGGTGTTTATGCTTGGCTTCAGTTGGTATGGCTGTTATGGTCTCAAGAAGTTCACTGGGACTTGAATTGTTAGTTATTCTCATTCGTCCGGACTTTCCTCTTTGGTGTTTCATGTTGCAAAAATAGCTTCCCTGACAATGGTGACTCTAGTGTATAGTAGCACTGTGCTTTGTCTGTCGTAATTTGTGGCTTACCGTACCAAGTCAAACACCCAGCTTCCCTAGGTTTAGGTTGGAGATGATCCTAACCTAAGGTTATGgttgaatgtttatttgtgaatcTTGGGCTGGGTTATTTTGTTTTGGTAGCTGAGTTTTATTCGCTTAGCCCTTATAATTAGGCCTTTAGACCTTGTTTTACTACATTAAATCAATGAACATTTATCTttctgacaaaaaaaaaaattacttgtaCTAAAAGCAAGAGATGCCTCTAGTCATACTAGAGGAAATGTTACTCTTTTTTTTTGGCTAATTTAGGCAAAATCACCATGATTTGAGAAATATTTCCTAAACCACACAGAAAtggtaattattttttttttcatacatTTTTGGCAAAAAAAACTCATTTATTTTGCTCAGAAGACTTTTGACAATGACTTTAATCACCACTACTGCAAATTCTGCATTGCAAGTTTTGACATTCACCCTGTTTGAAATGCCAATTTCCTACTAATATTTAAGGGTTAGCAAGCATAAATcagttttaattataaaaactaaatcaaacaTTTACAATTGCAAGTTTTGGTTAATTCGAttagattttattattatatgtGGAAACGTCAATTTTTTATTCAGTTTATTTATTTAGCTATAAAAATACTTAATTTAAAGAATTAGTGGTCTTTTCTTTAGCCCAACCCAAAAGTCCAAATTGAATAAATTCATCAATGACCTAACCCATGTTTAAAGGCCAGCCTACTATGATCTTCTTTTTCTTCTAGGCTTTTTGAGGATTCTCTCTTACACGCTTGTGGGTTGTAATTTGTGTTCTTCCTTTGGTAGTGGCACTATTTGCATAGATTGGTTTATGAGTGTTTGATATTTTTTTTCAAACTTTATATTCTATTTGCATGGATCAATTTTTGTTTTAAATGTCTGTGTGAGTGTGTTTGGATGTttaaatgagtgttttgttgttATAATTCATGTTGTTGGGTTCACCTTTAAGTATCTAAACTTAGCTACTGCAATCACTAATTCAAGTACAGAATTTGTTAGAGAGAGATGACAATGTGATGCAATTGAGATATGTTCTTCATAGTTTACTTTGTTTTTTAGTTTTATTTCTCATAAATGctgaaattgaaaatgaaa includes:
- the LOC110646602 gene encoding hevamine-A-like isoform X3, which gives rise to MINLAGHCDPYSNGCTGLSSDIKSCQAKGIKVMLSIGGGFVNYHLTSVEDARHVATYLWNNFLRGESSSRPLGPAVLDGIDFVIAGGTNQHWDDLARFLSAYSRKGKKVCLTAAPQCPFPDVWVGNALRTGLFDYVWVQFYNNPPCQCSSESITNLEEAWKQWTSSIPANKIFLGLPAAPEAAIGGFIPATDLTSKVLVAIKGSAKYGGVMLWSRFYDQVGYSKAIKGSV
- the LOC110646602 gene encoding hevamine-A-like isoform X2; this translates as MVYPLTKFHSSFLQHTSFAAIYWGQNVNEGTLAETCATGNYEFVNIAFLPTFGNGTTPMINLAGHCDPYSNGCTGLSSDIKSCQAKGIKVMLSIGGGFVNYHLTSVEDARHVATYLWNNFLRGESSSRPLGPAVLDGIDFVIAGGTNQHWDDLARFLSAYSRKGKKVCLTAAPQCPFPDVWVGNALRTGLFDYVWVQFYNNPPCQCSSESITNLEEAWKQWTSSIPANKIFLGLPAAPEAAIGGFIPATDLTSKVLVAIKGSAKYGGVMLWSRFYDQVGYSKAIKGSV
- the LOC110646602 gene encoding hevamine-A-like isoform X1, which produces MASSSSISVLFFLSVILTLILGSDAGGIAIYWGQNVNEGTLAETCATGNYEFVNIAFLPTFGNGTTPMINLAGHCDPYSNGCTGLSSDIKSCQAKGIKVMLSIGGGFVNYHLTSVEDARHVATYLWNNFLRGESSSRPLGPAVLDGIDFVIAGGTNQHWDDLARFLSAYSRKGKKVCLTAAPQCPFPDVWVGNALRTGLFDYVWVQFYNNPPCQCSSESITNLEEAWKQWTSSIPANKIFLGLPAAPEAAIGGFIPATDLTSKVLVAIKGSAKYGGVMLWSRFYDQVGYSKAIKGSV